The window GACTGGCGCCGACGAACACATCAAGGGTTTTCGCTATTACTTGGCGAGACCCTATGTCGTCGTCAAAAAGCGAATAAAGGTTTCACAGCAAGTTTCGCTGTTGGCCATTAACACGAAGGACACCTCCTGGGCGAAGGCATTCGTAGAGTCCTACGGTCGAAATCCTGCCGAGGCCTTGGCCTTGGTGCCCGCACAGTATGTGCGCCGATGTGAAACGAACAACGACGCGTTTGAGGCAGTTTCCGCTTCTGAATGGGAAGCGATGAAGAACCGGCTGCGGCCTGCCAAAAGTGATGTCCTGCCGGTATCGCATACCGAAAGCCTTGGAGCCATGAACCTGGCCAGCACTCTGCAAGCTGCTGCACCGGCCGCGGCAGTAGCGGCTCCGGTGCAGGGGCAAGTTGCAGCAAGCGCTGCGAAGCAGACCAGTGAGACTCGTCCCTCCGCCCCGCTTGCTGACGCCGAATGTCAAACGCCAGCTGGTCCGTCGGTGGCGTTGTCAGGCGACATTGAGGTGATCTTCCTGCCCGACATGGATGAACAATACGCAGTTCACAATCGTAATTTTCTCGCGAAGAGCAGTTACAACTTGCAATTTAAGGAAGGCTGGCAGTTGGCCGCGGTCAATGGTGAGTTTGATTCGACAGAGGTCGCGATTGAAGTGCTCAATACGATCGACTCCGCAATCGAAGCCGCCAAAAGTGTGGCGACCGCCCGCTTGCCGTTGCGTTATCCAACTCCACCAGCTCCGGGCGGCAACGCCGATAAGACAATTCCTCTAGCCGACTCAAAAGCAGGTCGCGAGATCGTGTTCCTCGAAGCACTCGCCGTCACCTACTTGCGTCCCGGCATCTACCGTGTGAACAAACCCTGGGAGATGGAAAATGGCAAGCCGGACTCGCCGGGGTTGCTGGCTCAAATGGGCTTGCCCACGGTAACTGATTATCGGGTGAAGCCGGCCGATTCACTACCAACGCAGCCGGAACTGGCAACCGAATAGCCGTCGGCTGATCTGAACAAAAAAGCCCGGCAACTTTCGTCGCCGGGCTTTCAGTTTTTAAGATATTCGATCTGCAATCAAAGACGCGCCACGCGGAGCGTGGCGGCTACACTACAGACCCTTCTTGATCATCATGCTCAGCAGGTCGCACACGCGGTTGCTGTAGCCCCATTCGTTGTCGTACCAGCTGACGAGCTTGAAGAAGTTGCCGTTCAGTTCGATGCCCGAACCCTTGTCGTAGATCGACGAGGCCTTGCAGTGAATGAAGTCGCTGCTGACCACTTCGTCTTCGGTGTATTCGAGAATGCCCTTGAGGTAGGTCTCGCTGGCCTTCTTGAAGGCGGCCGAGATCTCGGCGTAGCTGGTGGCCTTCACGGTCTTGAACGTGAGGTCGACGGCCGAGACGGTGGCGGTTGGCACGCGGAAGGCCATGCCGGTGAGCTTGCCCTTCACTTCGGGGCAAACCAGTGCGACCGCGCGAGCAGCGCCGGTCGTGCTGGGGATGATGTTTTGAGCGGCAGCGCGGCCACCCTTCCAGTCCTTCTTGCTCGGACCGTCGACGGTCTTTTGCGTGGCCGTGTACGAGTGAACGGTCGTCATCAGGCCTTCGGCAATGCCGAAGCCTTCCTTCAGCAACACGTGAACGAGCGGCGCGAGGCAGTTCGTCGTGCAGCTGGCGTTGCTGACGATGTTGTGAGCCTTGGCATCGTACTTGTCGCAGTTCACGCCCATCACGATCGTGATGTCTTCGCCCTTGGCGGGAGCGGTGATGATGACTTTCTTGGCGCCAGCGGTGATGTGTCCCTTGGCTTTTTCGGCTTCGGTGAAGAGGCCCGTCGATTCGATCACGACGTCCACATTCATAGCCTTCCACGGCAGTTCGGCAGGGCTCTTGGCGCTGACGACGGCGATGTCCTTGCCGTTCACCACGAGCACATCGTCTTCGGCCTTGTCAGCCGACGACTTCTTCGAGCTGAACTCACCGGCGAAGCGACCTTGGATCGAGTCGTACTTGAGGAGGTAGGCCAGGTTATCGGCAGGAACGATATCGCCCACGGCGACCACTTCCACATCCTTACCCACAATGCCTTGCTCAACCATCGCCCGGAAAACCAGGCGGCCGATACGACCGAAACCATTGATTGCGACGCGAACCGCCATGCGACTCTCCCTCTTAGAAAACGAGCCCTCTTGAACGAACTTCAAAAATCTTTTGGCTCCAAGATTCTATCGGCAGCGAAACCGGCGTCAAAGGCCCCGAAATATGGTCTGACGCGAAGACATCTGCCCTTATTCCCTCCTGGAAACTGCCCTGAAACCCTAGCGGCAGTTGAGTTGCCAGCAAAGGCATTTAAGGGGCATTTGAGAATCCTTATGGGTAGCGAAAATTTTTGGTGCCAACGACCACTAGTGAAGCTGGCCCCAACCTGACAGCTTATCAGTCACAGGTTTGCATTCGCAGGCCAGAAAATGTGCTGGCCGCCTGCAGGACCGGACGACCCGGACCGATGAACATTCACGGCCTACGAATGTTGACTTATTTGAGCAACATTCGTAGGATTTGCCTGCAACGGTAGTTCAGGACTCGAACGCCGGGACCTTTTTATGAGTCGCGCACTGCACCGATCTGCGTTATCTATGTCGCACTCAACGTCGCCGGATTTGCGCGTGGTTTCGCCGCCAGCCGAGACAGCCGAAGGAAAGTTGGTTTACACGCCCGAGTTGCAAGCCGAGCTCGCCGCGGCCAGTCAGCAACTCGAAACGGCGACGCCGCAGGATATTCTGCGCTGGGCCGTCGAGCACTATGCGCCACGGTTTACCATGGCCACGGCTTTCGGCCCCGAAGGGATGATCCTCATCCACATGTTGGCCGAAATCGCGCCGGAAACGCCGATCTTCAACCTCGACACTGGCTATCAGTTCAAAGAAACGCTCGAGCTGCGGGAAGAAGTCAAACGCCGCTACGGCATTGCGGTCGAAATGAAAAAGCCGGCGCTCACGGTCGAGCAGTTCGAACAGGCCAATGGTGGGCCCGTTTATCGGACCGATCCCGATCGCTGCTGCTTCGAGCGGAAGATCAAAGTTCTGCAAGAAGCTTCGGTGGGCATGCATGCCTGGTCGAGCGCGATTCGCCGCGATCAAAGCCCCGATCGCGCCACGGCGCCGATCGTTGGCTGGGACAAAAAGTTTGGCCTCGTGAAGATTAGCCCGCTGGCCAATTGGAATAAGAAGCTCGTCTGGAGTTTCATTTCGAAAAACAACGTGCCGTATAACCCGCTGCACGACGACGGCTATACGAGCATCGGCTGCTGGCCCTGCACGCGAGCGGTGTCGATCGGCGAAGACGAACGGGCGGGCCGCTGGAGCGGTTCGGCCAAGACCGAGTGCGGGCTGCATACTCAGTGATTGTCTCCGCCAAAACCGAATACGCGTGCATTGCCATCCTCGAATTGGCGACCCGGCACGACAGCGGAGAGCCCGTGCGCATTCGCGAAATCGCCGATGCCCATGGCATTCCCTCGCGTTTCCTGGTCCAGATTCTGCTGCAGCTGAAAAGCG is drawn from Anatilimnocola floriformis and contains these coding sequences:
- a CDS encoding phosphoadenylyl-sulfate reductase — its product is MSHSTSPDLRVVSPPAETAEGKLVYTPELQAELAAASQQLETATPQDILRWAVEHYAPRFTMATAFGPEGMILIHMLAEIAPETPIFNLDTGYQFKETLELREEVKRRYGIAVEMKKPALTVEQFEQANGGPVYRTDPDRCCFERKIKVLQEASVGMHAWSSAIRRDQSPDRATAPIVGWDKKFGLVKISPLANWNKKLVWSFISKNNVPYNPLHDDGYTSIGCWPCTRAVSIGEDERAGRWSGSAKTECGLHTQ
- the gap gene encoding type I glyceraldehyde-3-phosphate dehydrogenase, which gives rise to MAVRVAINGFGRIGRLVFRAMVEQGIVGKDVEVVAVGDIVPADNLAYLLKYDSIQGRFAGEFSSKKSSADKAEDDVLVVNGKDIAVVSAKSPAELPWKAMNVDVVIESTGLFTEAEKAKGHITAGAKKVIITAPAKGEDITIVMGVNCDKYDAKAHNIVSNASCTTNCLAPLVHVLLKEGFGIAEGLMTTVHSYTATQKTVDGPSKKDWKGGRAAAQNIIPSTTGAARAVALVCPEVKGKLTGMAFRVPTATVSAVDLTFKTVKATSYAEISAAFKKASETYLKGILEYTEDEVVSSDFIHCKASSIYDKGSGIELNGNFFKLVSWYDNEWGYSNRVCDLLSMMIKKGL